In a single window of the Acidobacteriota bacterium genome:
- a CDS encoding acetyl-CoA hydrolase/transferase family protein: MTKYTTADDALKVVKSGDRVFIHSVAAAPGVLIRALTDRKDELRNVELVHLHTEGEAPYATPELSESFRVNAFFVGGNVRKAVNEGRADYIPVFLSEIPALFRQNVLPLDAALLHVSPPDKHGFCSLGVSVDVARAAADCAKTVIAQVNPQMPRTLGDALLHVDKIDHLVEVDLPLAEVPVPDLTPADIAIGNFIAEMVEDGATLQMGIGSIPNAVLNSLNHHKDLGIHTEMFSDGVIPLVEQGVVNGRKKLKHPGKIVAGFVMGTRRLYDFIDDNPQVLMLDIEYVNDTSVIRRNPKVTAINSAIEVDLTGQICADSIGTFQYSGVGGQMDFIRGASLSPGGKPIIALQSATSRGESKIVPQLRSGAGVVTTRANVHYVVTEFGVANLYGKNLRQRAHELIRIAHPDNREMLEREAFERFKSR; encoded by the coding sequence GGGCGTTTTGATCCGCGCCCTTACTGATCGAAAGGATGAACTCCGCAATGTTGAGCTGGTCCACCTACACACTGAAGGGGAGGCTCCATACGCAACACCGGAGCTTTCAGAGAGTTTTCGGGTGAATGCATTTTTTGTCGGCGGGAATGTTCGAAAGGCCGTGAACGAGGGCCGAGCTGACTACATTCCTGTTTTTCTTTCAGAGATCCCGGCGTTGTTTCGACAGAACGTGTTGCCGCTTGATGCTGCATTGCTGCACGTTTCGCCCCCTGACAAGCACGGCTTTTGTTCTCTAGGCGTTTCTGTCGATGTAGCTCGTGCGGCCGCAGACTGTGCGAAGACCGTGATCGCACAAGTTAATCCGCAGATGCCGAGAACGCTTGGGGACGCCCTTCTTCATGTTGATAAGATCGATCACCTTGTCGAGGTCGATCTTCCGCTTGCTGAGGTACCCGTACCGGACCTGACGCCTGCAGACATTGCTATCGGGAACTTCATTGCCGAAATGGTTGAGGATGGAGCAACACTGCAAATGGGTATCGGCAGCATACCCAATGCGGTCCTTAACTCGCTTAACCACCATAAGGATCTTGGCATACATACTGAAATGTTCTCGGACGGTGTCATTCCGCTCGTTGAACAAGGCGTTGTAAATGGCCGCAAGAAACTGAAGCATCCCGGCAAGATAGTCGCAGGCTTTGTGATGGGAACAAGACGTCTATATGACTTTATCGACGACAATCCGCAGGTTCTTATGCTTGACATCGAATACGTGAATGACACGTCAGTCATACGCCGCAACCCAAAGGTCACGGCGATCAACAGCGCGATCGAGGTCGACCTGACGGGGCAGATCTGTGCGGATTCGATCGGAACATTTCAGTATTCAGGAGTGGGCGGACAAATGGACTTTATTCGCGGTGCATCGCTGTCGCCGGGCGGAAAACCGATCATCGCTCTTCAGTCTGCAACGTCGAGAGGCGAGAGCAAGATCGTTCCTCAGCTCCGTTCGGGTGCAGGGGTTGTAACGACACGGGCGAACGTTCATTACGTCGTTACAGAGTTTGGCGTTGCCAATCTGTACGGCAAGAATCTCCGACAGAGGGCACACGAGTTGATACGGATCGCACATCCCGACAATCGCGAGATGCTTGAACGCGAGGCTTTCGAAAGATTCAAAAGCCGTTGA